A stretch of the Argentina anserina chromosome 6, drPotAnse1.1, whole genome shotgun sequence genome encodes the following:
- the LOC126797961 gene encoding T-complex protein 1 subunit theta has translation MSQYGIQSMLKEGHKHLSGLDEAVVKNIEACKQLSTILRTSLGPNGMNKMVINHLDKLFVTNDGATIVNELEVQHPAAKLLVLAGKAQQEEIGDGANLTISFAGELLSQAEELIRMGLHPSEIISGYTKSIKKAIEILDELVEEGSETMDVRNKEEVVKRMKAPVASKQFGQEDILSSLVADACIQVCPKNPANFNVDNVRVAKFVGGGLHNCTVVRGMALKSDAVGSIKKTQKAKVAVFAGGVDTSATETKGTVLIHTAEQLENYAKTEEAKVEELIKAVADSGAKVIVSGAAVGEMALHFCERYKLMVLKISSKFELRRFCRTVGAVAMLKLCQPNPDDLGYVDSISVEEIAGVRVTIVKNEEGGNSVSTVLLRASTDSILDDLERAVDDGVNTYKAMCRDSRIVPGAAATEIELAKRVKEFSFKETGLDQYAIAKFAQSFEMVPKTLAENAGLNSMEIISSLYAEHAAGNTKVGIDLEGGVCKDVSTLQVWDLHVTKLFALKYAADAACTVLRVDQIIMAKPAGGPRRGDQPAGMDED, from the exons ATGTCGCAGTACGGAATACAGTCTATGCTGAAGGAGGGGCACAAGCACCTCTCCGGCTTGGACGAAGCCGTCGTCAAGAACATCGAGGCCTGCAAGCAACTCTCCACCATCCTTCGCACCTCTCTCGGTCCCAACg GGATGAACAAGATGGTAATCAATCACTTGGACAAGCTCTTCGTCACGAACGACGGCGCCACCATAGTGAATGAGCTCGAGGTTCAGCACCCTGCCGCCAAGCTTTTGGTGTTGGCAGGGAAGGCGCAGCAGGAGGAGATTGGGGATGGTGCTAATCTCACCATTTCGTTCGCCGGCGAGCTGCTTTCCCAAGCCGAGGAGCTTATCAGGATGGGATTGCATCCCAGCGAGATCATTAGCGGATACACCAAATCGATTAAGAAG GCTATTGAAATCTTAGATGAACTGGTTGAGGAAGGTTCCGAGACTATGGATGTGCGTAATAAGGAAGAGGTGGTTAAGAGAATGAAGGCACCTGTTGCCAGCAAGCAGTTTGGACAGGAGGATATACTATCCTCTCTTGTTGCCGAT GCTTGTATACAAGTATGCCCCAAGAACCCGGCAAACTTTAATGTGGATAATGTACGTGTGGCAAAGTTTGTGGGAGGTGGTTTGCATAATTGTACTGTAGTTCGGGGTATGGCGTTGAAGAGTGATGCTGTTGGCAGCATAAAGAAAACGCAGAAGGCCAAG GTTGCTGTGTTTGCTGGTGGTGTTGATACCTCTGCAACTGAAACCAAGGGAACAGTGTTAATTCACACTGCTGAGCAG CTAGAAAATTATGCAAAAACAGAAGAAGCCAAAGTTGAGGAGCTCATCAAAGCTGTTGCAGATTCAGGTGCCAAAGTAATTGTTAGTGGAGCAGCAGTTGGAGAGATGGCATTACATTTCTGTGAGCGTTACAA GCTCATGGTGTTGAAAATCAGTTCAAAATTTGAATTGAGACGATTTTGCCGTACAGTTGGTGCTGTTGCTATG TTGAAGCTTTGCCAGCCCAACCCAGATGATCTTGGTTATGTTGACTCTATCTCGGTTGAGGAAATTGCTGGTGTCAGG GTTACTATTGTGAAGAATGAAGAAGGTGGTAACTCTGTATCTACTGTGCTTCTAAGGGCTAGTACTGATAGTATATTAGACGACCTTGAAAGAGCAGTTGATGATGGGGTGAACACTTACAAG GCTATGTGCAGGGATAGCCGCATTGTTCCTGGAGCGGCAGCTACTGAAATTGAGTTGGCTAAGAGAGTCAAGGAGTTTTCTTTCAAAGAAACAGG ATTGGATCAGTATGCTATAGCAAAATTTGCCCAAAGTTTTGAGATGGTGCCGAAAACTCTTGCTGAAAATGCGGGGCTTAATTCAATGGAGATAATATCATCCCTATATGCTGAACATGCTGCTGGGAATACCAAAGTTGGCATTGATTTGGAGGGAGGTGTTTGCAAAGATGTATCAACTTTACAAGTCTGGGACCTGCATGTTACCAA GCTGTTTGCTCTCAAATATGCTGCAGATGCTGCTTGCACTGTACTACGAGTAGATCAA ATTATAATGGCAAAACCAGCAGGTGGCCCAAGGAGAGGGGATCAGCCTGCAGGCATGGATGAGGATTAA
- the LOC126797031 gene encoding uncharacterized protein LOC126797031 — MISEDGTNVDQRGKCNLLVTQMQSFDFTFCLFLMRQVLGVTNDLSQALQRNDQDIVNSMDLVKASKQQLQRMREEECEWDNFLHKVYSFCDKHGIKISDVNDLFVAHGKSHHRAEKLTTLHHYHYRVDVFYSVIDRQLSDLNDRFNEVNYELLICVSSLSPDDSFVAFDKQKLIRLAKFYPRDFSERDVLSLEDKLDIYVNNMRSNNDFSELKGISSLGKNWWRQENT; from the coding sequence ATGATTAGTGAAGATGGGACAAATGTTGATCAAAGAGGGAAATGCAATCTGTTGGTGACACAAATGCAATCATTTGACTTcacattttgtttgtttttaatgAGACAAGTGTTGGGTGTGACAAATGATTTATCACAAGCATTACAGAGAAATGATCAAGATATTGTCAATTCTATGGATTTAGTGAAGGCAAGCAAACAACAACTACAAAGAATGAGAGAGGAAGAATGTGAATGGGATAATTTCCTTCACAAGGTCTATTCTTTTTGTGACAAGCATGGTATCAAGATTTCGGATGTGAATGATCTTTTTGTTGCTCATGGGAAATCACATCATAGGGCTGAAAAGTTAACGACCCTtcatcattatcattatcGAGTGGATGTCTTTTATTCTGTGATTGATAGACAACTTTCAGACTTGAATGATCGATTTAATGAGGTAAATTATGAGCTTCTGATTTGTGTTTCAAGTTTAAGTCCAGATGATTCATTTGTTGCTTTTGACAAGCAAAAGTTAATTCGTCTTGCTAAATTTTATCCAAGAGATTTTTCTGAAAGAGATGTGTTATCACTTGAAGACAAGCTTGATATTTATGTTAATAATATGCGATCCAACAATGATTTTTCTGAACTGAAAGGGATCAGTAGTCTTGGAAAAAATTGGTGGAGACAAGAAAACACATAA
- the LOC126797032 gene encoding uncharacterized protein LOC126797032 translates to MERYFHKIPRTEELSNPSSSMKKRKTNVDGESSKRTELEEILENLPSDPARRKRILDYDPNIRDQVRRHYLLKGPCQPRNHKFPKKRYMELNRSLTLLEYGDQGGGDTFTAKGYNNWKKKQGRKEHVGTVGSVHNQAILNCQALMNQKHHLESVISCQVEASKQNYYTLLNASIGCVYFLLRQGLAFRGHDESESSSNKGNFLELLEFLAEHNDSVKAVTFDNAPPPEIYN, encoded by the exons ATGGAGAGATACTTTCATAAAATTCCAAGAACAGAGGAACTTTCAAATCCTTCATCATCtatgaagaagaggaagaccaATGTTGATGGTGAAAGTTCAAAGAGAACTGAACTAGAAGAAATTTTGGAAAATCTTCCTTCAGACCCTGCACGTCGAAAGCGCATCTTGGATTATGATCCAAATATTCGTGATCAAGTTAGGCGACATTATTTGCTCAAGGGTCCTTGTCAACCTCGAAACCATAAGTTTCCCAAAAAGAGATATATGGAACTAAACAGAAGTTTAACGCTTCTTG AATATGGTGATCAAGGAGGCGGTGATACATTTACTGCCAAAGGTTACAACAATTGGAAGAAAAAACAAGGACGTAAAGAGCATGTTGGAACTGTTGGTAGTGTTCATAACCAAGCTATATTGAATTGTCAGGCTCTTATGAATCAGAAACATCATTTGGAGTCAGTTATTAGTTGTCAAGTTGAAGCCTCTAAGCAGAACTATTACACTCTTTTGAATGCTTCAATTGGTTGTGTTTATTTCTTGTTACGGCAAGGTCTTGCTTTTCGTGGTCATGATGAATCTGAATCTTCAAGCAACAAAGGAAACTTTCTTGAGCTTCTAGAATTTCTTGCTGAACATAATGATAGTGTGAAGGCTGTCACCTTTGATAATGCCCCCCCCCCAGAAATCTACAATTGA
- the LOC126797033 gene encoding wall-associated receptor kinase-like 10, with translation MYIQIPFLLGCYSSICVLLYVILGIYSGVKKSIFIHLKSKLFKKNGGLLLEQHIANSHGPGVGCTKIFTAEELLMEISTVIEKVLVQENQIECFINDIISLAHINHQNVIKFLGCCLETEAPTLVYEFNSNKTLYDYIHEQKIGGVTMPHWDILMGIASDSAPYLAHLHSSSIVHGNAKSSNILLTDHLAIVACFGLPKLVPNKYIGAEDTQLSRPRVSGYRETSI, from the exons ATGTACATACAAATTCCTTTTCTTCTAG GTTGTTACTCCTCTATTTGTGTGCTTTTGTATGTGATCTTGGGTATCTATTCTGGTGTGAAGAAAAGTATCTTCATTCATCTTAAATCCAAGTTGTTCAAGAAAAATGGAGGGTTGTTGTTAGAGCAGCATATTGCTAATTCACATGGACCTGGAGTAGGATGCACAAAGATTTTCACTGCCGAGGAGCTTTTGATGGAGATCAGTACCGTAATAGAAAAGGTGTTAGTGCAGGAGAACCAAATCGAGTGTTTTATCAATGATATTATCTCTCTTGCCCATATCAACCATCAAAATGTGATCAAGTTCTTGGGTTGCTGTTTGGAGACTGAAGCTCCCACTCTGGTTTATGAGTTCAACTCTAATAAGACACTCTATGATtacattcatgaacaaaaaATTGGGGGAGTCACAATGCCTCATTGGGATATCCTTATGGGGATAGCATCGGATTCTGCACCATATCTTGCTCATCTGCATTCTTCATCAATCGTTCATGGCAATGCTAAGTCTTCCAACATATTATTAACCGACCACTTGGCCATAGTTGCTTGTTTTGGACTTCCAAAATTAGTCCCAAATAAGTACATTGGTGCAGAGGACACTCAGTTATCTAGACCCAGAGTATCTGGTTACAGGGAAACTAGCATATAA